The sequence GTGAAAAGCGGGAAGTGGGGCTCTCTGGCAGGGACCAAGGTAAAGGAATTTGAGCAAAAGTTTGCCGACTACCAGCAGGCGCGGTTCGGCATCTGCGTGAACAGTGGGACCACCGCCTTGCGCATTGCTTTGATGGCTGCCGGGGTGGAGAGCGGCCAGGAGGTGTTGGTGCCCAACTATACGTTCATCGCCTCGGCCACGGCGGTGCTGGAGGCGGGAGCAATTCCGGTGTTCGTGGATGTGGAGCCGGATACGTACAACATGGATCCCGAGGTTCTGGAGCAGCACGTGACGCCCCGCACGGCGGCACTGATGCCGGTGCACTTTGCCGGTCGCCCGGCTGACATGGACAGGATTATGGCCTTTGCCCAGAAACATGCGCTGAAAGTGGTGGAGGACGCCTGCCAAGCGTGGGGCTCCGAATGGGACGGCCGCCGCGTGGGGGCCATAGGCGATGCAGGCGCGTTTAGCTTCCAATCGTCCAAGAATATCAATGCCGGCGAAGGGGGGATCATCACCACCAACGACCCGGAGATCGACAAAATGGCGCGGGCCCATGCCAACTGCGGCCGCAGCGCGGACGGGCAATGGTACGAGCACTTCTACTATGGCGGCAACTTCCGGATGACCGAGTTCCAAGCCGCCGTCCTCTTGGCGCAGCTGGGCCGTTTGGACGAGCTCCAGGCCATTCGACATGAGAACGCCGCCTACTTGGACGAAAAGCTGAGCACAATCCCCGGCGTTGAACCCTTGGCTAACCCGACAAAGGCCACGCGGCAGTCCCATCACCTCTATATCTTCCGCTACAAGAAAGAAGAGTTTGCGGGGGCGCCAAAGGCGCGCTTCATCGAGGCGCTCCGCAAAGAAGGGATACCCTGCAGCCCTGGCTATTCCTTGCCCCTCAACAGGCAGCCGGTGTTCTTGCGCAAGTCATTCGGGCCGCGAGGCAAAACCGTACCTCTGCCGGTGGAGTACAGCGCGGTGCACACGCCCGTGACCGAGCGCGCATGCTACGAAGAGGCGGTGTGGTTCACCCAAAACATGCTGTTGGGAACCAGGGACGACATGGCTGACATCGTCGAAGCGATCGCAAAGATTAAAGAACACGCGCGCGAGCTGTAGCGTTTGCCACGCGGGGGTTCGGCCGTGATCTCCTGACCGGCCCCCGCGGCTTCCCCCACGATTTTCTGCGTTTGTTACAAAAC comes from candidate division KSB1 bacterium and encodes:
- a CDS encoding DegT/DnrJ/EryC1/StrS family aminotransferase translates to MAKLALHGGAPVREKPFPKWPVWGDEEIANLTEVVKSGKWGSLAGTKVKEFEQKFADYQQARFGICVNSGTTALRIALMAAGVESGQEVLVPNYTFIASATAVLEAGAIPVFVDVEPDTYNMDPEVLEQHVTPRTAALMPVHFAGRPADMDRIMAFAQKHALKVVEDACQAWGSEWDGRRVGAIGDAGAFSFQSSKNINAGEGGIITTNDPEIDKMARAHANCGRSADGQWYEHFYYGGNFRMTEFQAAVLLAQLGRLDELQAIRHENAAYLDEKLSTIPGVEPLANPTKATRQSHHLYIFRYKKEEFAGAPKARFIEALRKEGIPCSPGYSLPLNRQPVFLRKSFGPRGKTVPLPVEYSAVHTPVTERACYEEAVWFTQNMLLGTRDDMADIVEAIAKIKEHAREL